One Paucibacter aquatile genomic window, GGCGCTGCTCGATGTCGAGCGGCCCAAGATCGTCGAGATCGTGTCCTGGGCGGCCAAGAACGGCGATCGCAGCGAGAACGGCGACTACCTCTACGGCAAGAAACGATTGCGCGAGATCGATCGGCGCCTGCGTTTCCTCAACAAGCGCCTGGATCTGGCCGAGGTGGCCGACCCCAGCCTGCACCACGGCAACGAGCAGATCTTTTTCGGCGCCACCGTCACCTACGCCACCGCCAAAGGCGAGGAGCGCACCATCACCATCAAGGGCATCGATGAATCCGACAGCCTGGCTGGCGAGGTCTCCTGGGTGTCGCCGATTGCCCGTGTGCTCTTGAAGGCGCGGGTCGGCGATGAGCTGCAGCTGATGACGCCGGGTGGCGTCGAGCAGATCGAGGTGCTGGAGGTCAGCTACCCGAAGCCGGAGTCGTCAAAGGCTTGATGCCTAGGGCTTGACGCGCCAGACCCGCAGCACGGCGGGCGAGCGCTTGAGGGTGCGCAGCACATCGGCCAGGTGCAGGCGGTCGCGAACCGAGAGGATGAGGTTCATCTCGGCGGTTTCGCGCTGCTGCATCTCGTCGCTCATCATGATGTGGGTGATGTCGGCCTCCGCCGCGCTGACGGCCGAGGCCACTTGCGCCAGCACGCCCTTGCCATTCTTCAGCAGCAGGGACACGGCGGCTTCGAAAGGACGGGTCAGCTCTTCGGCCCAGTTGACGGCGATCCAATGCTCGGCATCGCGCTGGAACAGCTTGCGGCCGACCTGGCATTCGGCCGTGTGCACCAGCAGGCCTTCACCGCGGCCCAGATAACCCTTGATTTCATCGCCGGGGATGGGGCGGCAGCAGGCTGCCAGACGCACCGAGGCGCCTTCGCTGCCGTCCAGCGTGACCTGGCCTTGCGAGGGGCCATCGTCCGCCGTGAAGCGGCCGATGCTGAGCATGACGGCATCGGGCCGCTGGCCTTGCTCGGCCAGCATGCGGGCCAGCTTCTTGGCCACGATGGTGGCGATCTTTCGGCCCAGACCGATCTCGACGAGCAGCTCGTCGGCATGGCGGTTGCCGGCCCAACGGGCCAGTTGCTGCCAGAGTTGAGCGGCATCGTCGTCTTCGTCGTTCAGGCTGGGCAGGCTCAGGCCTTCGGCACGCAGGGCCTGGGCCAGCATCTTCTCGCCCAGATCGCGGCTTTCTTCCTGCTCCAGGTTCTTCAGGAAGTGGCGGATCTTGGAGCGCGCGCGGCCGGTGCGAACAAAGCTGAGCCAGGCCGGATTGGGGCGGGCGCCGGCGGCGGTGACAATCTCCACCACATCGCCGCTGCGCAGCTCGGCCCGCAGGGGCACGGGTTCGCCGTTGATCTGTGCGGCCACGCAATGGTCGCCCACATCGGAGTGGATGGCGTAGGCAAAGTCCACCGGTGTGGCGCCCTTGGGCAGGGCCATGATGCGGCTCTTGGGGGTGAAGACGTAGACCGCATCGGGGAACAGGTCGATCTTGACGTGTTCCAGGAACTCGTTGGCGTCGCGGGTCTCGTCCTGGATGTCGATCAGGGACTGCAGCCAGCGCGAGCCCAGCTGTTGCGCGCTCTCGGCGCTGGTGCCACTGGGGTTGCCGCCTTTTTTGTAGAGCCAGTGCGCGGCCACGCCTTTTTCCGCCACCATGTGCATGGCCTCGGTGCGGATCTGGAACTCCACCGGTGTGCCCAGCGGGCTGACCAAGGTGGTGTGCAGGCTCTGGTAGCCGTTGGGCTTGGGGATGGCGATGTAGTCCTTGAAACGGCCTGGCTGCGGTTTGTAGAGCTGGTGCAGCACGCCCAGGGACAAATAGCACTGCGGCAGCTCGTCCACCACGACACGGAAGCCGAAGATGTCGCTGACCTGGGCAAAGCTCAGGTGCTTTTCGCGCATCTTCTTGTAGATGGAGTAGATGGCTTTCTCGCGGCCGTGGATCTGCACCGGGTGGGCGCCATCGGCAAAGGCCTTGACGACATCGCGCTCGATGCGCGACACCAGATCGCGGCGGTTGCCGCGGGCCTTTGTGATGGCCTTGGACAGGGCGGCATGCCGCCAGGGATGGATGTGCTGGAAGGACAGGTCCTGCAGCTCGCGGTAGATCTCGTTCAGGCCCAGGCGGTGGGCGATGGGCGCGTAGATGTCCAGGGTTTCGCGCGCGATGCGGCGGCGCTTGGGCGCGGCCATGGCCTCCATGGTGCGCATATTGTGCAGACGGTCGGCCAGCTTGATCAGGATGACGCGCACATCGCGCGCCATGGCCAGGAGCATCTTGCGGAAGGATTCGGCCTGGGATTCTTCCTTGGTCGAGAACTGCAGCTTGTCCAACTTGGTCAGGCCGTCCACCAGCTCGGCGGTGGGGGCCTCAAAGCGCTCGATCAGCTCGGTCTTAGTGACGCCGCAGTCTTCCATGGCGTCGTGCATCAGGGCGGCCATGATGGCCTGGGCGTCGAGGCGCCACTCGGCACAGATGCCGGCCACCGCAATCGGATGGGTGATGTAGGGCTCGCCGCTGGCCCGGAACTGGCCCAGATGCGCCTCATCGGCGAATTTGTAGGCTTCGCGGATGCGCTTGATGTCGCCCTTGGGCAGATAGCCCAGGTGCTGAACCAGGGCGTCAAACGACGCCGCCTCGGCAGCCGTTGGCTCGGGGGCGGGGCGCAGGCCCGACAGACCGCTCAGGGCAGCAGGCAGGCGGGAGACGGCAAATGATCGAAAACCCATGGCCCGAATTTAACCGATGAATTTGCGTGCCATCTGCGCCAGCGCACAAGACCGTGCCATTCGGCATCCTTGAGCGCTCGCGCAGGCGTCAGAAACGACAACGGGCGCCCGAAGGCGCCCGTGTGTGCAATCAAATGCAGCGAGAAGCTGGAATCAGACCGGCACCTTGCGCAGCATTTCGATGCCGACTTCGCCGGCGGCGATTTCGCGCAGGGCGGTGATGCCGGGCTTGTTCTTGCTGTCGACCTTGGGGGTGTGGCCTTGGCTCAGCATGCGGGCGCGGTAGGTTGCGGCGAGCACCAGCTGGAAGCGGTTGGGGATCTTGGTCAGGCAGTCTTCGACGGTGATGCGGGCCATGTGTGGATTCCAGTTCAGGTGTTCAGGAGGATCGGTTTCTGAGGCGTGGTGCCGTGCACCGGGGCTTCAGGGCAGATCGAGCGCTTTGAAAACGGCAGAGCGATTTCGGCGCTGAGCTGCGTATTTTAACCGCTGCGCGTGGACGATGGACTTCAGATCGAAAACGGCCGTGTCAAACACCGCGTTCACGACCACGAAATCGAAGTTCTGCGCCTGCGCCACCTCGACACGGGCATTGGCCATGCGCTTGGCAATGACCTCGGGCGCGGTGTCGCCGCGGCGGTTCAGGCGCTGCTGCAGCTCGTCCCAGCTCGGGGGCAGGATGAAGATCAGCACGGCGTAGGGAAACAGCTGCTTGATCTGCAGCGCGCCCTGGAAATCAATCTCGAGCACCACGTCGTCGCCATGCGCCATGCGCGCCTCGATGGCGGCCCGTGAGGTGCCGTAGAGGTTGCCATGCACCTCGGCCCATTCGAAGAAATCGCCACGCGCCGCCATGGCACGGAATTCTTCTTCGCTGGTGAACCAGTATTCGCGGCCGTGCTGTTCCTGGCCGCGCGGGGCGCGCGAGGTGTGGGAGATGGAGACGTCGAGCTTGGCGTCGAGCTCCAGCAAGGCCTTGACCAGGCTGGATTTGCCGGCGCCGCTGGGGGCGGCGACGACGAAGAGGTTGCCGGGGTATTCCATGGATCGGATGCGGTCGTGTGAGGTGGGGCAGCGGCGCTGCGGGGCTGTGGGGCCGTGGGGCCGTGGGGCAGAAGGAGGGCCGGCTTATTCGATGTTCTGCACCTGCTCGCGCAGTTGCTCGACGGCGACCTTCATCTCCACCGAGATATTGGTCAGCTCCAGGGCGGCCGCCTTGGAGCCTAGGGTGTTGGCCTCACGGTGCAGCTCCTGGATCAGGAAGTCCAGGCGCTTGCCGATTTCGCCCCCCTTTTTGAGCAGGCGGGCGATTTCTTCCAGGTGGGCGCGCAGGCGGGCCAGTTCTTCGGCCACATCGATGCGGATGGCGTAGGCGGCCGCTTCGTTGAGGGCGCGCTCGCGCAGGTTTTCCTCGGGGATGGTCTGGGCCGCGCCGGTGCTGGCCAGGGCCTCTTGCCAGCGCTCGAGGAAGCGCTGCTGCTGGCGCTGCACGATGGCCGGCAGCATGGGCTCGGCGGCATCGGCCAGCGTGCGCAGATGCTCAATGCGCTCCATCAGGATGGCGACCAGCTTTTCGCCTTCGCGTTCACGCGCTTCGAGCAGGCCGCTCACGCATTGGCGTGCGGCTTCGAGCGCGGCTTCGTCCAATTTTTCGGGGGCGGAGCCGCCGCCCTTGCACCAGATCAGGGCCTCGTGGACGGTCAAGGGCTGGGCCTTGGGCAGCCAGTTCTGCACCGTGCCCTCCAGGCGGGCCAGCTTGTTGAGCTGGTCGGACTGTGGCTGCGGCCAGTTGCCCTCGCTCTCGCGCTGGGTGTTGATGCGCAGCTCGACCTTGCCGCGCTTGAGCTTGGCCGTCAGCAGCTCGCGCAGGGCGGGTTCCAGGCCTCGCAAATCCTCGGGCATGCGAAAGCCCAGGTCCAGAAATCGGCCGTTGACCGAACGCAGCTCGACCGTCACGCTGGCGCCGCTGGGGCTGGCAGCTGCCGAGGATGTGGCATTGGGGGACCCGGTGTTTTCACTGGGTGCGGTGGGTTGCGAGCTGACGCTGGCATATCCCGTCATGCTGTAGACTGGCATCTAGCGTTCGGTGTGGAATAAAACTCGATTATGTCAAAGCCGAAACCGGCGCCCTTGCCTGCGGGAACGGTGGTTGGGGGCTACCAGATCATCAAGAGGTTGGCAGCAGGCGGATTCGGCGTGGTGTACCTGGCCGAAGACCCGGAACGCCACCTCGTCGCCCTCAAGGAATATCTGCCCTCCAGCCTGGCTGAACGCTCGCCCGGCGAGTTGACGCCGCGCGTCAAACCTGAGAAGCAGCCGCTTTACCGCCTGGGTCTCAAGAGCTTCTTCGAAGAAGGCCGATCGCTCGCGCAGATCTCGCACCCAAGCGTGGTGTCGGTGCTGAACTTCCTGCGCGAGAACGAAACCGTTTACATGGTGATGAACTATCTGCAGGGCGACACCCTGCAGGACTTCATCGTCACCGCGCGCGATATGAAGCGCGACAAGGTCTTCCGAGAATCCACCATCCGCAGTCTCTTCGACGAGATCCTGCGCGGCCTGCGCATCGTGCATCAGCACAAGATGCTGCATCTGGACATCAAGCCGGCCAATATCTTCATCACCAACGAAAACAAGGCGGTGCTGCTGGACTTCGGCGCCGCGCGCGAGGTGCTGAGCAAGGAAGGCAATTTCATCCGCCCCATGTACACGCCCGGTTTTGCCGCGCCCGAGATGTACCGGCGAGATGGTGCTTTAGGTCCATGGACCGACATCTACGCCATCGGCGCTTGCATCTACGCCTGCATGCAGGGCTATCCACCCAATGACGCGCCGCAGCGCCTCGAGAAAGATCGCCTGGCACTCAGCCTCTCGCGCCTGCGCAATGTCTATTCCGACAACCTGATCGAAGTGACCGAGTGGTGCATGTCCCTGGATCCGCTCTCGCGTCCGCAAAGCGTGTTTTCGCTGCAAAAAGAGCTGGCGCGCGAAACCGAGCGCCGCTACACCAAGCTCAGCTTCAGCGAGCGTCTCAAGCTGCAACTGGAGAACCTGAAGACCGGAGCCAAAGCGTGAGGGTTCCAGCGTGAGGTTCAACACCTTCCAGGTGAGCCGCCGCGGCCGGCGGGAGAAGAACGAAGACCGCATGGGTTATTGCTACACCCGCGAGGCCGGTTTGTTTGCTCTGGCCGACGGTTTGGGTGGGCACCCCGAGGGCGAGGTGGCCGCACAGATGGCGCTGCAGACCCTGGCCGCCTTGTTCCAGCGCGATGCCAAGCCGGCGCTAGAAGACCCGGCTGCCTTTTTGCAGGATGCGGTGTTGATTGCGCACCAGCAATTGATCCGTTATGCCGCCGAGAAGGGCATGAGCGACACGCCGCGCACCACCATCGTGGCCTGCGTGCTGCAGGGGCGCCGGGCCTTCTGGGCCCATTGCGGTGATTCGCGCCTCTACATGGTGCGTGCCGGCAAGCTGATCGCCCGCACGCGCGACCATTCCTATCTGGAGCTGCAGAACGCGCTCGGCCGGGTGCCCCAGGACGGCGAGACCTTCAACCGCAATGTGCTCCTGACCTGCCTGGGCAGCCCTGGCAAGCCCATGATCGACACCCATGGCCCCATGCTGCTGGAGGTGGGAGACCGCCTGCTGCTGTGCTCGGACGGGCTCTGGGGCACGGTGCCCGACGACTTCATCACCGAGCAGCTCTCGGCCAGCCCGGTGGCCGATGCGGTGCCGGATCTGGTGGAGCAGGCCCTGCGCAACGGTGGGCCGCGCTGCGACAATGTCACTGCGTTGGCGGTGGAGTGGGAAGGCGAGGCCGATGCCGACGAGGGCCACACCGAGGCCGGCATTTCCACCCGCAGCCTGTCCGATGACGGCTTTGCCACCACCATCCAGGCTGCCGCCCAAGACGGGCGCGGCGGTGCGGACGAGCTGGACGAAGCCGAGATCGAGCGCTCCGTGCGCGAGATCAACGAAGCCATACGCCGCGCCAACGAGCGCCAGACCGGCGTACTCAAGAAATCCTGAAGGACCCCATCATGACTGAAGCCAGCCAGACTCTGCGCGCCAGCGGCCGCGCAGCGGACGCACTCCGCCCGGTGCGGATCACCCGCCACTACACCCGCCATGCAGAGGGCTCGGTGCTGATCGAGTTCGGTGGCACCAAGGTGTTGTGCACCGCCTCGGTGGAAGAGAAAGTGCCGCCGCACAAGCGCGGCTCGGGCGAGGGCTGGGTGACGGCCGAGTACGGCATGCTGCCGCGCGCCACCCACACCCGCAGCGACCGTGAAGCGGCCAAGGGCAAGCAAAGCGGCCGCACGCAGGAGATCCAGCGCCTGATCGGCCGCTCGTTGCGCTGCGTCTTCGATCTCAAGCTGCTGGGCGAGCGCACCATCGCGCTGGACTGCGATGTGATCCAGGCCGATGGCGGCACTCGCACCGCGGCCATCACCGGCGCCTACGTGGCTGCGGCCGATGCGGTCAGCTGGCTGCTGGCTCAGGGCAAGATCAGCGCCAGCCCGATCCGCCAGGCGGTGGCGGCCATCTCGGTGGGCATCGTCGAGGGCACGCCCTTGCTGGACCTGGAATACACCGAAGACTCAGCCTGCGACACCGACATGAATGTGGTGATGACGGCCGACGGCGGCTTTGTCGAGCTGCAAGGCACGGCCGAGGGCGTGGCCTTCAGCCGCGTCGAGATGAATGCGCTGCTTGATCTGGCTGAGAAGGGCATTGGCGAGCTGCTGGCGGCGCAGAAAGCAGCCTTGTCGTCATGAAGATTGTTCTGGCCTCCAACAACGCCAAAAAGCTGCTCGAGCTGCAGGCCCTGTTCGAGCCCTTGGGGGTGGAGCTGGTCACGCAGGGCTCGCTCGGCATCCCCGAAGCCGAGGAGCCTTTTGGTACGTTTGCCGAGAACGCCCTGGCCAAGGCCCGCCACGCGGCCGAGGCCAGTGGCCTGCCTGCCCTGGCCGATGATTCCGGCCTGGCCGTGGAGGCCCTCGGGGGCGCGCCTGGCGTGCTGTCGGCGCGTTATGCCACGCTCTTCGGTCAGCCCAAGTCGGATGCCGACAACAACCGCGTGCTGCTGGAGCAACTGGCCGCCTTCCCGGCGCCCGAGCAGCGCGGCGCGCGCTTTGTCTGCGCCCTGGTGGCTGTGCGCAGCGCCGCTGACCCCGAGCCCTTGATTGCCATGGGGCGTTGGCAGGGTCAGATCTTGGCCGTCGCGCAGGGCGAGGCCGGCTTTGGCTATGACCCGCTGATGTTCATCCCGTCCCTGGGGCGCAGCGTGGCCGAGCTGAGCGCGGCCGAGAAGAATGTGCAGAGCCACCGGGCTTTGGCGGCCGTCCATCTGGCCGCGCAGCTGCGCGAGGTCTGGCATCTTGGCTGATGTCATTCGCCTGATGCGGCCGGGCACGCTGAGCCTGCCGGCGCTGCCGCCGCTGTCGCTCTACGTGCACCTGCCCTGGTGTCTGCGCAAGTGTCCATATTGCGATTTCAACAGCCATGAGTGGCGGGTGGACGGCGCCGCGCGCGAGCTGCCGGTGGACACCGCGCGCGCCTACCTGGCTGCGCTACGCGCCGATCTGGAAGCCTCGCTGCCGCTGATCTGGGGTCGGCCCGTGGTTAGCATCTTCATCGGCGGCGGCACGCCCAGCCTGTTTCCCCCGGAGCAAATCGCCGAGTTGATCTCGGACCTGCGCGCCCGCCTGCCGCTGGAGCCGGGCTGCGAGATCACGCTGGAGGCCAACCCGGGCACGTTTGAGCGCGACCGCTTCAAGGGCTTCCGAGAAGCCGGCGTCACGCGCCTGTCCATCGGCGTGCAGAGCTTTGACGATGCCAAGCTCAAAGCCCTGGGCCGGGTGCACAGCGGCGAGCAGGCGCGCGCTGCCATCGCCGAGGCCGCCCAGGCCTTCGACACCTTCAACATCGACCTGATGTACGCGCTGCCGGGCCAGAGCCTGGACGAGCTGGATCTGGAGCTGCGCACGGCCCTGGACTTTGCGCCGCCGCATCTGTCGGTTTACCACCTGACCATCGAGCCCAACACCCGCTTCGCCAGCGCACCGCCCGAAAACCTGCCCGACCCCGATCTGGCCAGCGAGATGCTGGACCTGATCACCGCCCGCACCGGCGCCGTGGGCATGGATCGTTATGAGGTGTCGGCCTACGCGCGCGCGGGGCACCGCTGCGCCCACAACCTGAACTACTGGCAGTTCGGCGATTACCTCGGCATCGGCGCTGGTGCGCACAGCAAAATTTCCTTTCCGCATCGCGTGCTACGCCAGGTGCGCTGGCGCGAACCGGCGGCTTATATGGCCAAGGCGGGCGAGGGCGCCGCGGTGTCGAACGAGAACGAGGTGGCGCGCAGCGAGCTGCCGTTCGAGTTCATGCTCAATGCCCTGCGTCTGCGCGAAGGCGTGGGCCTTCAGTCCTATCTGGAGCGCACCGGCCTGCCGCCCTCCAGCATCGCGCGGGCCATGGAGCAGGGGCGCCAGCGCGGCCTGCTGGAGGCCGATCTGGCGCGCATCGCGGCGACCGCCAAGGGCTTTGATTTCCTCAGCGACCTGCAGTCACTCTTCCTGGCTGACTGACTGACCGAGCATGGCCCGCACGGGGCCGCTGGCCTTCACAGCGCCATCACGTAAACGCTCAAGGCCTCGTGCTTGGCATGGCGCTTGGCCGTGGCCGCTGCGCTGGCCACCTCTTCGGCCCGGTGCAGGCTGCCGGGGCTGACCCGGACCGCGCCAATGCTGAGCGTGGTGCAGGGGTGGAAGCGCATATCGCCATGGCGGTCTTCGGCCATGATGCCGCCCGCTTGCAAGGCCGCGGCATCAAACAGATTGCGGGCCAGCTCATTGAAGCCCTGAACGATCTGCTCGCAGCGCTGCTCCCAGTCGGCGCTCTGGAACAGCATCACGAAATCATCGCCGCCGACATGGCCCAGGAAGTCGCGCTGGCTGTCGCAGTGGTTGCTGGCCACGCGCGCCACCAGGCGGATCATCTCGTCGCCGCGCCAGTAGCCGTACTCGTCGTTGAAGGGCTTGAAGTGGTTGAGGTCGGCGTAGGCGGCGACGAACTCGCGCCCGCTGGTCAGCAGACGGCCGATGTGCTGGCTGATCGGAATATTGCCGGGCAAGAAGGTCAGCGGGTTGGCGTGGCGCGCTGCTTCAATACGCGCCTCCGTCACCGAGCGCACCAGCTGCTCGCCGGTGCCCAGGCCGAGGTAGCGTCCCTCGCGCACGATGATGAAGCCCTCGCGCAGATAGCGCTGGTCGGCCGAGGTCAGCACGGTGGTCAAGGCCTCGATGCCGGTGTCGGCGTTGACGATCAGCGGCGTCGGGTTGGCGAACAGGGTGCAGGCATGGCGGCCGTACAGGTCCATGAAGAAGGGCTTGGCCCAGCGGTTGATGAACTGCGCCCGGTCGACCAGGGCCACCGGCTCTTGCCGGCTGTTGAGCACGGCGATGGCGTGCAGCTCCTCGTGTTCGTTGAAGACACGGAACAGCTGCTCGTGCGTGGTGTCCTCGTGCACGGTCACGGCTTCCATCATCAGACGCTCGGCGGTGACGCCGTTGCTGGAGGCGCGGCGCAACTCGGGCAGCACGGCGATTTCGCTGCTGGCCAGCACCTCGCGCGCGCCGGCCAGGGGCTCGCGCGCGCCGTCGGGTGTGGGGCGGCCGATCAGCCAGCCTTGGCCAAAGGCCACGCCGAGATCCCGCAGCACGCGCAGTTCCTCGGCGTTTTCGATGCCTTCGGCCACCAGCTGGGCGCCAAAGGTTTCCGCCAGCTGCAGCAGGGCGCGGAAGGTCTGCAGCTTCTCGGCATGGGCCGGCAGGTCGTGGGTGAAGTATTTGTCGATCTTGACCACATCCGGCTGGATCTCGGACCACAGGCGCAGTGAGGAGCGGCCGTCGCCAAAGTCGTCCAGCGCAATGCCCACGCCCTTGCGGCGCAGCACGCCGATGGCGCGGCGCAGGCCCTCGATATCAGCCACGCGCTCATGCTCGGTCAGCTCGATCATCAGCTGGCTGGCGCAGATGCCCAGGTCTTCGCAGATGAACAGCCGGTCCTGCTCCAGGCCCTGGGCCACGGCGCTGGCCAGCGCCGTGGCGCTCATGTTCAGCAGCAGGCGGCCGGGCAGCTTGAGCCGGCTCCACTCGGCCATGGCCAGCAGGGCGCAGTGCACCTCCAGCTCGGTGTTCAGGCCTTCGCGCCGACCGGCGGCGAACAACATATCGGGGTACTCGAGCGGGCTGCCGATCGGGCCACGCACCAGGGCTTCATGGCCGTAGACCAGGCCGCAGTCCAGCTGCACGATGGGCTGGAAGACCGTGCGCAGCTGGCGGCGGTCCATCAGGCGGCGAACCGTCAGTGGCGGAGCTTCATCACCCGGTCTGGAGCCTGTGGCGATCGGGGATGCGGGGGAGGAGGAGAGTGCGGCGCTGCTCATAGCGCCATGGTGCCCAGCGCCGATGACAGGGCCAAGAAAAGCAGGCTCCGTCAGCACAAAGGCCGCATCAGCGTGAGCTATTGCTCGGCTGTGCGGCCTCGGGGTGGGCGTGTTCTGGCGAGGGTGCTTACACGCGATTGAGTGACATGCCCGAGGTGCTGCGCAGTCGCTCGATCAGGCGCGGTGCGATCTGGTTCAGCGGCAGCACTTCGTCGGCGGCGCCGGCATTGATGGCCTCGCGCGGCATGCCGAAGACCACGCAGGTGGCCTCGTCCTGCACGAAGTTGTAGGCGCCGGCGTCCTTCATCACCTTCATGGCCTTGGCGCCATCGGCGCCCATGCCGGTCAGCATGATGCCCAGAGCGTTCGGGCCCACGACGCGCGCGGCCGAGTGAAACAGCACCTCGACCGAGGGCTTGTGGCGGTTCACCGGCTCACCGTCCTGCACGCGGGCGATGTAGTTGGCGCCCGAGCGCTCGACGCTCAGATGCAGGCCGCCCGGGGCGATATAGCCATGGCCCGGCAAGATGCGCTCGCCATCGCTGGCTTCCTTGATGCGGATGCGGCACAGGCCGTCCAGGCGCGCGGCGTAGCTCTTGGTGAAGCCGGGCGGCATGTGCTGGGTGATGACCACGGCCGGGCAGTCGGCCGGCAGATTGACCAGCACATCCTTGGTCGCCTCGGTGCCGCCGGTAGAGGCGCCGATGAAGATGATTTTCTCGGTCGACAGCCGACCCAGGCTGGCCATGGTGACCGGCTTGGCCGGCGCTGCGGGTGGGTGGCCTGCGTGGGCGGCCGCGCCCGTTGCGCCCGAGGCGGGCAGGGCAGCGTGGCTGCGACGGATGTGGGCCTTGGCGGCGATGCGGATCTTGTCGGTGATGTCATCGGCCAGCAGGCGGATGCCATCGGCCACGCCGATCTTGGGCTTGGCGACGAAATCGACAGCGCCCAGTTCCAGCGCCTTGAGCGTGACTTCAGCGCCGCGCTCGGTCAGGGTGGACACCATCACCACCGGCATGGGGCGCAGGCGCATCAGGCGGGACAGGAAATCCAGGCCGTCCATGCGGGGCATTTCAATGTCTAAGGTGATCACGTCCGGGTTTAATGAGCGGATCATTTCGCGGGCGAGCAGCGGGTCGGCGGCAGCGCCGATGCAGACCATATCGGGCTGGCGGTTGATGATCTCGCTCAGGATGCTGCGCACCAGAGCCGAGTCGTCGACCACCACCACAGTTGTCTTGGCCATGTCTTACTTCTCCTCTTGGGGGCGGGCTCAGAACAGATCGACAGAACCGCCGCTGGCCACCACGGGCTGGGCTTTTTGGGCTGCAGAACGGTCTTGTTGCACCAGGGCGTCGGTGTTGGTGGGGGCGAGGCGCTTGACCATGGCCTTGCCACTGAAGGGCAGGAAGCAAACCTTGCGGGGATAGATGTCCATCACGTCCTTGGAGACGATGGGGATGCGCTCGAGCTTGAGGAA contains:
- the greB gene encoding transcription elongation factor GreB — translated: MSKAFTKESDADDDEDLALPALPQGARNYMTPQGYARMRAEFMALLDVERPKIVEIVSWAAKNGDRSENGDYLYGKKRLREIDRRLRFLNKRLDLAEVADPSLHHGNEQIFFGATVTYATAKGEERTITIKGIDESDSLAGEVSWVSPIARVLLKARVGDELQLMTPGGVEQIEVLEVSYPKPESSKA
- a CDS encoding RelA/SpoT family protein, with the translated sequence MGFRSFAVSRLPAALSGLSGLRPAPEPTAAEAASFDALVQHLGYLPKGDIKRIREAYKFADEAHLGQFRASGEPYITHPIAVAGICAEWRLDAQAIMAALMHDAMEDCGVTKTELIERFEAPTAELVDGLTKLDKLQFSTKEESQAESFRKMLLAMARDVRVILIKLADRLHNMRTMEAMAAPKRRRIARETLDIYAPIAHRLGLNEIYRELQDLSFQHIHPWRHAALSKAITKARGNRRDLVSRIERDVVKAFADGAHPVQIHGREKAIYSIYKKMREKHLSFAQVSDIFGFRVVVDELPQCYLSLGVLHQLYKPQPGRFKDYIAIPKPNGYQSLHTTLVSPLGTPVEFQIRTEAMHMVAEKGVAAHWLYKKGGNPSGTSAESAQQLGSRWLQSLIDIQDETRDANEFLEHVKIDLFPDAVYVFTPKSRIMALPKGATPVDFAYAIHSDVGDHCVAAQINGEPVPLRAELRSGDVVEIVTAAGARPNPAWLSFVRTGRARSKIRHFLKNLEQEESRDLGEKMLAQALRAEGLSLPSLNDEDDDAAQLWQQLARWAGNRHADELLVEIGLGRKIATIVAKKLARMLAEQGQRPDAVMLSIGRFTADDGPSQGQVTLDGSEGASVRLAACCRPIPGDEIKGYLGRGEGLLVHTAECQVGRKLFQRDAEHWIAVNWAEELTRPFEAAVSLLLKNGKGVLAQVASAVSAAEADITHIMMSDEMQQRETAEMNLILSVRDRLHLADVLRTLKRSPAVLRVWRVKP
- the rpoZ gene encoding DNA-directed RNA polymerase subunit omega; translated protein: MARITVEDCLTKIPNRFQLVLAATYRARMLSQGHTPKVDSKNKPGITALREIAAGEVGIEMLRKVPV
- the gmk gene encoding guanylate kinase encodes the protein MEYPGNLFVVAAPSGAGKSSLVKALLELDAKLDVSISHTSRAPRGQEQHGREYWFTSEEEFRAMAARGDFFEWAEVHGNLYGTSRAAIEARMAHGDDVVLEIDFQGALQIKQLFPYAVLIFILPPSWDELQQRLNRRGDTAPEVIAKRMANARVEVAQAQNFDFVVVNAVFDTAVFDLKSIVHAQRLKYAAQRRNRSAVFKALDLP
- a CDS encoding YicC/YloC family endoribonuclease produces the protein MPVYSMTGYASVSSQPTAPSENTGSPNATSSAAASPSGASVTVELRSVNGRFLDLGFRMPEDLRGLEPALRELLTAKLKRGKVELRINTQRESEGNWPQPQSDQLNKLARLEGTVQNWLPKAQPLTVHEALIWCKGGGSAPEKLDEAALEAARQCVSGLLEAREREGEKLVAILMERIEHLRTLADAAEPMLPAIVQRQQQRFLERWQEALASTGAAQTIPEENLRERALNEAAAYAIRIDVAEELARLRAHLEEIARLLKKGGEIGKRLDFLIQELHREANTLGSKAAALELTNISVEMKVAVEQLREQVQNIE
- a CDS encoding serine/threonine protein kinase, with translation MSKPKPAPLPAGTVVGGYQIIKRLAAGGFGVVYLAEDPERHLVALKEYLPSSLAERSPGELTPRVKPEKQPLYRLGLKSFFEEGRSLAQISHPSVVSVLNFLRENETVYMVMNYLQGDTLQDFIVTARDMKRDKVFRESTIRSLFDEILRGLRIVHQHKMLHLDIKPANIFITNENKAVLLDFGAAREVLSKEGNFIRPMYTPGFAAPEMYRRDGALGPWTDIYAIGACIYACMQGYPPNDAPQRLEKDRLALSLSRLRNVYSDNLIEVTEWCMSLDPLSRPQSVFSLQKELARETERRYTKLSFSERLKLQLENLKTGAKA
- a CDS encoding PP2C family protein-serine/threonine phosphatase — translated: MRFNTFQVSRRGRREKNEDRMGYCYTREAGLFALADGLGGHPEGEVAAQMALQTLAALFQRDAKPALEDPAAFLQDAVLIAHQQLIRYAAEKGMSDTPRTTIVACVLQGRRAFWAHCGDSRLYMVRAGKLIARTRDHSYLELQNALGRVPQDGETFNRNVLLTCLGSPGKPMIDTHGPMLLEVGDRLLLCSDGLWGTVPDDFITEQLSASPVADAVPDLVEQALRNGGPRCDNVTALAVEWEGEADADEGHTEAGISTRSLSDDGFATTIQAAAQDGRGGADELDEAEIERSVREINEAIRRANERQTGVLKKS
- the rph gene encoding ribonuclease PH, which gives rise to MTEASQTLRASGRAADALRPVRITRHYTRHAEGSVLIEFGGTKVLCTASVEEKVPPHKRGSGEGWVTAEYGMLPRATHTRSDREAAKGKQSGRTQEIQRLIGRSLRCVFDLKLLGERTIALDCDVIQADGGTRTAAITGAYVAAADAVSWLLAQGKISASPIRQAVAAISVGIVEGTPLLDLEYTEDSACDTDMNVVMTADGGFVELQGTAEGVAFSRVEMNALLDLAEKGIGELLAAQKAALSS
- the rdgB gene encoding RdgB/HAM1 family non-canonical purine NTP pyrophosphatase, producing MKIVLASNNAKKLLELQALFEPLGVELVTQGSLGIPEAEEPFGTFAENALAKARHAAEASGLPALADDSGLAVEALGGAPGVLSARYATLFGQPKSDADNNRVLLEQLAAFPAPEQRGARFVCALVAVRSAADPEPLIAMGRWQGQILAVAQGEAGFGYDPLMFIPSLGRSVAELSAAEKNVQSHRALAAVHLAAQLREVWHLG